CACCACTTCGGTGTTCTTCGACGGCTTAAGATGGCCATGGTGGATGTTCGGGATGTTTCCGAGGCCATCTTTCGTCTTCGGGGAGTACCCCTCAGCCGACCATCCTGTCTCAGAACATGGGTCCCCGGAACCTACGTTTGCGTTCGCTTATGCTTTATGCCCTGCGGGTACTCATACTCACAACCGCTTACCAATTACCAATGTGTATTTACCCACACAAAACGTAATAGATCCATAATTTTGAACTCTCCCACTTTCCCCTAAACCTATATAACTCCGAGTTCTTTGCCTGTTACGCGAAACGCCTCGATGGCTTTGTCAATATGTTCTTTGGTATGGGCCGCTGAAATCTGAACCCGGATGCGGGCCTGCCCGCGGGGAACTACCGGAAAAAAGAAACCCACCGCATAAACACCGTTTTCGTAGAGTTTGCGCGCGAATTTCTGGGCCATGACGGCGTCGTTTTCATGGCGCCGGAAAAGAATGGGCACAATCGGGTGGATACCGGTGCTGACATCAAACCCCATATCTTCCATGGCGGCCCGAAAGCGCGCGGTATTCTCCATCAGGCAGCGTCGCAGATTTTTACCGGATTCCAAAAGGCCAAACGCCACGATAGCGGCATTTACAATGGCCGGCGCCAGGGTGTTGGAAAACTGGTAGGGCCGGGATTTCTGACGCAACAGGGCGATGATCTCTTTGTGTCCGGTAGTAAAACCGCCGGATGCCCCGCCCATGGCTTTGCCCAAAGTGGAGGTGATAATGTCGATTTGCGATAGCACACCACAGTATTCGGCGGCGCCTCGACCATTGGGACCAAAAAAAATGGGGGTATACAAAGCGCCGCGCCTTAGACAAGCGGATGCCGTCGATAATGCTGGCATGGTTGAGCGAGTCACTGATTACGGCGTCTTTGGGACCGAGAATAGTTTCAAACAAACCGCCGTTGGCGTCAAAACAGGAAGAATACAAAATGGCATCTTCCGTACCATGAAAATCGCTGATCTTTTTCTCCAGGCGGGTATGAAGATCCTGGGTACCACATATAAAGCGTACGGAGGCCAGGCCGAATCCATAATGGTCCAGGGCGTTCTTGGCCGCCTCGATCATGCCGGGATGATTGGCAAATCCCAGGTAGTTGTTGGCGCAGAAATTGAGCACGTCCCGCGGCTCAACTCCGGATGGGTATTGAACCCGGATCCCGGCCTGCTGATCGGAAAGAATAATTCGCTCTTCTTTGAATAAACCGGCCTTACGGATCTGGTTAACTTCCTTGGAAAAACTCTCTTTAAACGGTTCGTACATCACCTACCCCTCGTGCCTGCAATGCACCTGCAACCACTCGCTTCACTGCCTGTCGGATTCCGGACAACCGGACCCGGTCGTCCAACGATATATGCAACGCACAGATTCCAGCGTTCACGAAAAGCCACTTATACCGCACTATACACGCTATTGTCAAGGCTTTGCCGGTCCACAGGCAAGGAACTGCGGAGTTGACTTCTGTGTTTTGCAGGGCTATAATGGCCAGACTTTTTGCTTAATGATCATGGATGAACTCACAACACCTGAAAGCCTGGATCCCGCCGTTCTAAAGTTATTCGAAAAACACTCGAAAGACCTGGAAACGGCTTTTCAGATCCACCTTTCCATCCGCGGGACCAAACTCATGTTCAACGGTCCCAAGGTGAACCGCAACCGATTCCGGGATTATGTCGAAAAGCTTTTTTCGACATCTCGGGAATCCGGGGGTTTGACGCGCCGTGAATTTGAACTGTCGCTGAATATGGCCCAGAGCGGGCGCCTGGATTCTCTGGAAAAAGAGATGCTGACTCCGGTCAGTTTGCGCTTGAACGGCCGCGAAGTCTTTCCACGCACACTCAACCAGAAACGCTACCTCGAGGCCATGCAGGAGAACACGCTTACCTTCGGCATTGGTCCCGCGGGCACAGGCAAAACCTACCTGGCCATCGCCGCCGCCCTGCAGAGCCTGTTTGCCCGCGACGTGGACCGCATTGTATTGACCCGGCCGGTGGTTGAAGCCGGCGAGAAACTGGGTTTCCTTCCCGGAGATATTCAGCAGAAAGTCAATCCCTATTTCCGTCCCCTGTATGACGCTTTATACGACCTGATCGGTTTTGAGAAAACCGCCGACCTCATCGACCGTGAGATCATTGAAATTGCGCCCCTGGCCTACATGCGTGGCAGAACCATCAACAACGCTTTTGTCATTCTTGATGAAGGCCAGAACACGCTTTCATCGCAGATGAAGATGTTCCTGACTCGTTTCGGCGCCAATTCCAGGGTGGTGGTTACCGCGGATATATCGCAGATTGATCTGGCCGACCCCAGGAAATCGGGAATTTTTCGTGCCATCAAAATTCTGAACCATATTCAGGGTATCCGCATTACCACCCTGACAGCCCGCGACGTGGTGCGCCACCCCCTGGTCCGGCGCATCATCGATGCTTACGATCAGACCAACAGCCAATGAAAGTTCCCTTGACATTCTCAAGCTCATCCATCCGCAGCCGCGTTGAACCTCCCCGGGGAAGCAATCGAACATTCTGGATTATCTTTGTCATTTTGCTCTTAATGATTGCATATTTTCTTTACCTGCCCGGAAGCACACCGGAAATCGATGCGGATCTGGAAGTCGGTGATATCGCCAGAGAGAACATCATCGTGCCCAGCGACATTACGCTTCAGGACGATTTCAGTACCCGGGAAAAAATGCAGAAAGCCCGGCAGGCGGTCGCTCCGGTTTACGAAGCCTACTCTCCATCCGCCGCTACTCCCCGCCCGAGCGTAAACGACTGGTTTGAGTACATGCGACAGGCCCGACGCCGCTTTATCCAGGACAACCAGTCTCTTGAGGCGATTCAAAACGAGATGCGAAAACGCTTTGGCGTGGATTTGTCCGCCCGGGACGCGGAAGCGGTGCTGCGCTCCACGGCATTTACGCGTATTGACTTGAATCAACTGATGGATCTGCTGCAATCTTTACGCGAAACAGGTATTATCGCGTCCAAACTGGGGGCAGTCAAAGGTGCGGACGGCGCCATTCAGCGATTGCGGGAAGGCGAAGAACCGCGAATCCTCAAGGTGGATGCCCTCTACGACCTCAAGGATGTGCGCGCCACCCTTGAACGTTTCCTGCGCAACCAGACCTTGACCAGCGCCCAGATCCGTCTGGTAACGCCCCTGTTGATGGAATTTGTGGACGTCAACCTCTCCTACTCGCCCAGCCTGACCAACACCGCCCGCGAAGCCGCCGCCGACGCGGTGAACTCCGTTATGATCCGACTCAAAACCGGCAAGGTGATTCTGCGCAAGGGGGACGAAGTCACCAGCACAGATATGCGCCTGATTCGCCTGATTTCGCGAGAAGTCCAGAGCCGGAGGCAGCACCTGCCCGATTTCATTATGATCCTGGTGGTCATGGGCATGCTGCTTTACTTTCTGATGCGCTTTTTCCATATCCCGGAAGTATCTACTTTAAACGATGAAAAACTGCCCCTGGTCATGATCGTGACCCTGGCCGTGATTGCGGGGATCTACCGCATGTCCATTTTTCTGCTTCCCCTGGTGGCCAAGAATCTCAGCATTCTGTCCGGAATCGATCAGCAAGGGATTCTATTTGCCATCCCCTTCGGCACCGGCGCCCTGATCATTGCATTTATCTTTAATCTGCAAAGCGCGGTTGTGTTTTCATTCGCCAATGCGCTGGCCGGAGCCA
This Candidatus Aminicenantes bacterium DNA region includes the following protein-coding sequences:
- a CDS encoding PhoH family protein, producing the protein MDELTTPESLDPAVLKLFEKHSKDLETAFQIHLSIRGTKLMFNGPKVNRNRFRDYVEKLFSTSRESGGLTRREFELSLNMAQSGRLDSLEKEMLTPVSLRLNGREVFPRTLNQKRYLEAMQENTLTFGIGPAGTGKTYLAIAAALQSLFARDVDRIVLTRPVVEAGEKLGFLPGDIQQKVNPYFRPLYDALYDLIGFEKTADLIDREIIEIAPLAYMRGRTINNAFVILDEGQNTLSSQMKMFLTRFGANSRVVVTADISQIDLADPRKSGIFRAIKILNHIQGIRITTLTARDVVRHPLVRRIIDAYDQTNSQ
- a CDS encoding HDIG domain-containing protein, which encodes MKVPLTFSSSSIRSRVEPPRGSNRTFWIIFVILLLMIAYFLYLPGSTPEIDADLEVGDIARENIIVPSDITLQDDFSTREKMQKARQAVAPVYEAYSPSAATPRPSVNDWFEYMRQARRRFIQDNQSLEAIQNEMRKRFGVDLSARDAEAVLRSTAFTRIDLNQLMDLLQSLRETGIIASKLGAVKGADGAIQRLREGEEPRILKVDALYDLKDVRATLERFLRNQTLTSAQIRLVTPLLMEFVDVNLSYSPSLTNTAREAAADAVNSVMIRLKTGKVILRKGDEVTSTDMRLIRLISREVQSRRQHLPDFIMILVVMGMLLYFLMRFFHIPEVSTLNDEKLPLVMIVTLAVIAGIYRMSIFLLPLVAKNLSILSGIDQQGILFAIPFGTGALIIAFIFNLQSAVVFSFANALAGAIVAGWNFQISLYILLGNLAVSFGIEYYQRLKRSPILKVAIFWLLPANLFLILLMDLTRSDNPDSGLILAHLGMGTLSALLSPILANFIIPLWEIMFKLVTDLKLIELTNLNLPIFRQMLENAPGTYHHSQMVASMAESCAPELKLSPLLLTAMALYHDIGKIGNPQFFTENHTIYPDPHEKLSPLESAKMIIAHLSDGMEEARKLKLPQPLRDAIMQHHGTKTVHYFYEKAQNDANVDTNEIDSGLFRYPGRKPHNIENAIIMLADQVEAASKTLSSPTDEEIRNVIRQIVTSNVEENQFDECRGLTFYALNTIATSFYKKLSSIYHRRVAYPGFDFTDTKENDSDK